One Peterkaempfera bronchialis DNA window includes the following coding sequences:
- a CDS encoding LytR C-terminal domain-containing protein, with the protein MKGKQYRVTGNSYPRLVPPNKRRRRIVALVSTVLALGVISWGTVQLTDIFGGKGKQLAAGACAAPSASASGSARPAADSATPVPSAVPKPQQVTVNVYNATVKSGLAGRTAEELKKRGFKIGKVGNASAALDKKVKESARLIGGPSGNAAMLLLGTHIAGAKSAPDARKDASVDLVIGNGFTALRTPAQAEQALVAATKPAPKPSGRC; encoded by the coding sequence ATGAAGGGGAAGCAGTACCGGGTCACCGGTAACAGCTATCCCCGACTGGTACCGCCCAACAAGCGCCGCCGGCGGATCGTCGCCCTGGTGTCGACGGTGCTGGCGCTGGGCGTGATCAGCTGGGGCACGGTACAGCTCACCGACATCTTCGGCGGCAAGGGCAAGCAGCTCGCCGCAGGGGCCTGCGCCGCCCCCTCAGCCTCCGCCTCCGGATCGGCGCGGCCGGCCGCCGACAGCGCGACACCGGTGCCGAGCGCCGTACCCAAGCCGCAGCAGGTCACGGTGAACGTCTACAACGCCACCGTGAAGTCCGGTCTGGCCGGCCGCACGGCCGAGGAGTTGAAGAAACGCGGCTTCAAGATCGGCAAGGTGGGGAACGCCTCGGCCGCGCTGGACAAGAAGGTCAAGGAGTCCGCCCGGCTGATCGGCGGCCCGTCCGGCAATGCGGCGATGCTGCTGCTGGGCACCCATATCGCGGGCGCCAAGTCCGCACCGGACGCCCGCAAGGACGCCTCGGTGGACCTCGTCATCGGCAATGGCTTCACCGCGCTGCGCACCCCCGCCCAGGCCGAGCAGGCCCTGGTCGCGGCGACCAAGCCGGCGCCGAAGCCGTCAGGCCGCTGCTGA
- a CDS encoding Dabb family protein, giving the protein MIRHLVLFKLNDGVDREGDERVAAGAKAFEELGALIPELREWECGWNTTTRDIAYDFAINSLVDDRDALKAYLSHPAHQAAAAQWSEFATWVIADIEV; this is encoded by the coding sequence GTGATCCGGCATCTGGTCCTGTTCAAGCTCAATGACGGCGTCGACCGGGAGGGCGACGAGCGGGTCGCGGCCGGCGCCAAGGCGTTCGAGGAGCTCGGCGCGCTGATCCCGGAGCTGCGCGAGTGGGAGTGCGGGTGGAACACCACCACGCGCGACATCGCGTACGACTTCGCGATCAACAGCCTGGTCGACGACCGCGACGCCCTGAAGGCGTACCTCAGCCATCCGGCGCATCAGGCGGCGGCCGCGCAGTGGAGCGAGTTCGCCACCTGGGTGATTGCCGACATCGAGGTCTGA
- a CDS encoding type II toxin-antitoxin system VapB family antitoxin: protein MIFKRIGNGRPYPDHGRNSTRQWADVAPRPVRLDQLVTTKGQLDLETLLAEDSTFYGDLFAHVVKWRGDLYLEDGLHRAVRAALQQRQVLHARVLELE from the coding sequence GTGATCTTCAAGCGCATCGGCAACGGGCGGCCGTACCCGGATCACGGCCGGAACAGCACCCGCCAGTGGGCGGACGTCGCCCCACGCCCGGTGCGGCTGGACCAGTTGGTGACCACCAAGGGCCAGCTCGACCTGGAGACCCTGCTCGCCGAGGACTCCACCTTCTACGGTGACCTCTTCGCGCATGTGGTGAAGTGGCGCGGCGACCTCTACCTGGAGGACGGGCTGCACCGCGCCGTACGCGCCGCGCTGCAACAGCGTCAGGTGCTGCACGCGCGCGTCCTCGAACTGGAGTGA
- a CDS encoding RNA polymerase sigma factor SigF codes for MRAQGSAPDTGAEQDAGPGVRVAGAPVPGGRSPLDVRALTRVLFERMAELEPGTSEHARVRAALIEVNVPLVRYAAARFRGRSEPMEDVIQVGTIGLINAIDRFDSTRGVQFPTYALPTILGEIKRYFRDNVRTMHVPRRLQELWVQVSGAMEELTVAHGRTPRIPEIAARLRIPEEDVRDCLDAGRAYNAASLEAAQESEGGLALLDRLGYEDAALTDVEHRDMVRHLLVQLPERERRIIMLRFFGNLTQSQISSELGMSQMHVSRLLARIFARLRSSNAWES; via the coding sequence GTGCGGGCACAGGGCAGCGCGCCGGACACCGGCGCCGAGCAGGACGCCGGGCCCGGCGTCCGGGTGGCGGGAGCGCCCGTGCCCGGGGGCCGGTCACCGCTGGACGTCCGGGCGCTGACCCGTGTGCTCTTCGAGCGGATGGCCGAGCTGGAGCCGGGGACGTCGGAGCACGCCCGGGTCCGCGCCGCGCTGATCGAGGTCAACGTCCCACTGGTGCGGTACGCCGCCGCCCGCTTCCGGGGCCGCAGCGAGCCGATGGAGGACGTGATCCAGGTCGGCACCATCGGCCTGATCAACGCCATCGACCGATTCGACTCCACCCGCGGGGTCCAGTTCCCGACGTATGCGCTGCCGACCATCCTGGGCGAGATCAAGCGGTACTTCCGGGACAATGTCCGCACCATGCATGTGCCGCGTCGGCTCCAGGAGCTGTGGGTGCAGGTCAGCGGCGCCATGGAGGAGCTCACCGTCGCCCATGGCCGCACCCCGCGCATCCCGGAGATCGCCGCCCGGCTGCGCATCCCGGAGGAGGATGTGCGCGACTGCCTGGACGCCGGCCGCGCCTACAACGCCGCCTCGCTGGAGGCCGCCCAGGAGAGCGAGGGCGGCCTGGCGCTGCTCGACCGGCTGGGCTACGAGGACGCCGCGCTGACCGATGTGGAACACCGCGACATGGTGCGCCACCTGCTGGTCCAGCTGCCGGAGCGGGAGCGGCGGATCATCATGCTGCGCTTCTTCGGCAACCTGACGCAGTCCCAGATCAGCAGCGAACTGGGGATGTCCCAGATGCATGTCTCCCGGCTGCTGGCCCGCATCTTCGCCCGGCTGCGCAGCAGCAACGCCTGGGAGTCCTGA
- the upp gene encoding uracil phosphoribosyltransferase, whose translation MRIHVLDHPLVAHKLSTLRDERTDSPTFRRLADELVTLLAYEATRDVRTDEVEITTPVAVTIGTRLSYPRPLVVPILRAGLGMLDGMTRLLPTAEVGFLGMIRNEETLEASTYATRMPDDLSGRQVYVLDPMLATGGTLVAAIRMLIERGADDVTAICLLAAPEGVAVMEKELAGLPVTVVTASVDDHLNEQGYIVPGLGDAGDRLYGTAG comes from the coding sequence ATGCGGATCCATGTCCTCGACCACCCGCTGGTCGCCCACAAGCTCTCGACGCTGCGTGACGAGCGCACCGACTCGCCCACCTTCCGCCGGCTCGCCGACGAGCTGGTCACCCTTCTCGCGTACGAGGCGACCCGGGACGTCCGCACCGACGAGGTGGAGATCACCACCCCGGTCGCGGTCACCATCGGCACCCGGCTCAGCTACCCCCGGCCGCTGGTGGTGCCGATCCTGCGGGCCGGCCTGGGGATGCTGGACGGCATGACCCGGCTGCTGCCGACCGCCGAGGTGGGGTTCCTGGGCATGATCCGCAATGAGGAGACCCTGGAGGCGTCCACCTACGCGACCCGGATGCCGGACGACCTCTCCGGCCGTCAGGTGTACGTACTGGACCCGATGCTGGCCACCGGCGGCACCCTGGTCGCCGCGATCCGGATGCTGATCGAGCGCGGCGCCGACGATGTGACCGCGATCTGCCTGCTGGCCGCGCCGGAGGGCGTCGCGGTGATGGAGAAGGAGCTGGCCGGGCTGCCGGTGACGGTGGTGACCGCCTCCGTGGACGACCACCTCAATGAGCAGGGCTATATCGTGCCCGGTCTGGGCGACGCCGGTGACCGCCTCTACGGCACCGCGGGCTGA
- a CDS encoding RNA polymerase sigma factor SigF: MSVDLRSAEIHGTAAVEAVPVVGESLDTRTLSRSLFLRLAELPPGCPESLYVRDTLIELNLPLVRYAAARFRSRNEPMEDIVQVGTIGLIKAIDRFDPERGVEFPTFAMPTVVGEIKRFFRDTSWSVRVPRRLQELRLALTRAGDELAQKLDRSPTVAELAQCLGVSEEEVVEGLAVGNAYTASSLDSTPTEEDGDGPLAERLGYEDVALEGVEYRESLKPLLARLPARERRIIMLRFFANMTQSQIGEEIGISQMHVSRLLTRTLAQLREGLTSEE; this comes from the coding sequence ATGTCGGTTGATCTGCGCAGCGCTGAGATCCACGGCACGGCTGCCGTCGAGGCGGTCCCCGTCGTCGGGGAGAGCCTCGACACCCGTACGCTGTCGCGCTCGCTCTTCCTGCGGCTCGCCGAGCTCCCGCCCGGCTGCCCGGAGAGCCTCTATGTGCGGGACACCCTGATCGAGCTCAACCTGCCGCTGGTGCGGTACGCGGCTGCCCGCTTCCGCAGCCGCAATGAGCCGATGGAGGACATCGTTCAGGTCGGCACCATCGGCCTGATCAAGGCGATCGACCGCTTCGACCCGGAGCGGGGGGTGGAGTTCCCCACCTTCGCGATGCCGACCGTGGTCGGTGAGATCAAGCGCTTCTTCCGGGACACCAGTTGGTCGGTGCGGGTGCCGCGCCGCCTCCAGGAGCTGCGGCTGGCCCTCACCCGGGCCGGCGACGAGCTGGCGCAGAAGCTGGACCGCTCGCCCACCGTCGCCGAGCTGGCCCAGTGCCTGGGCGTCAGCGAGGAGGAGGTGGTGGAGGGCCTCGCGGTGGGCAACGCCTACACCGCCTCCTCACTGGACTCCACCCCGACCGAGGAGGACGGCGACGGCCCGCTCGCCGAGCGGCTGGGGTACGAGGACGTGGCGCTGGAGGGCGTGGAGTACCGGGAGTCGCTCAAGCCGCTGCTGGCCCGGCTGCCCGCCCGCGAGCGGCGGATCATCATGCTGCGCTTCTTCGCCAATATGACCCAGTCCCAGATCGGCGAGGAGATCGGCATCTCGCAGATGCATGTCTCCCGGCTGCTCACCAGGACGCTGGCGCAGCTGCGGGAGGGTCTGACCTCGGAGGAGTAG
- a CDS encoding tRNA adenosine deaminase-associated protein, whose protein sequence is MAYFAAVLARTEDGWSVSETELDDVETLADLADLAREASDDEETVLVFIEQEDAWFAVVRVDGEEDPRIFVSDGAAAARSAYGEIVLTDELVGRTPGDELDDLDNLVAELDDDASGGSASDDDDDDDDGPAVGADGVPAGPLGDIEVLTEYGVSARQLLAMSGEGAVPGDALTEIADSLGCGEVLEAVR, encoded by the coding sequence GTGGCGTACTTCGCTGCAGTGCTCGCTCGCACCGAGGATGGGTGGAGCGTGAGCGAGACCGAGCTCGACGACGTCGAAACCCTCGCCGACCTGGCCGACCTGGCGCGCGAGGCTTCCGACGACGAGGAGACGGTGCTGGTCTTCATCGAGCAGGAGGACGCGTGGTTCGCCGTCGTCCGGGTGGACGGCGAGGAGGACCCGCGGATCTTTGTGTCCGACGGTGCCGCAGCCGCCCGCAGCGCCTACGGGGAGATCGTGCTCACCGACGAACTGGTGGGCCGCACCCCGGGTGACGAGCTCGACGACCTCGACAACCTGGTGGCGGAGCTGGACGACGACGCGTCCGGCGGCTCCGCCTCCGATGACGACGATGACGACGACGACGGCCCGGCCGTCGGTGCCGACGGCGTACCCGCCGGGCCGCTGGGCGACATCGAGGTGCTCACCGAGTACGGGGTGTCGGCCAGGCAGTTGCTGGCGATGAGCGGCGAGGGGGCCGTCCCCGGCGACGCCCTCACCGAGATCGCCGACTCGCTGGGCTGCGGCGAGGTGCTGGAGGCAGTGCGGTAG
- the tadA gene encoding tRNA adenosine(34) deaminase TadA, with protein MQTTPLPAPVRPDPVRDRWSGPMRQALAEAALAPATGDVPVGAVVLGPDGSVIGRGHNAREAVGDPTAHAEVVAIREAARAVGEWRLTGCTLVVTLEPCTMCAGAIVLSRLDRVVYGAVDEKAGAAGSLWDVIRDRRLNHRPEVVWGVLADDCGAALTAFFDTHRTDPG; from the coding sequence ATGCAGACCACGCCCCTCCCGGCTCCCGTACGCCCCGACCCGGTGCGCGACCGCTGGTCCGGCCCCATGCGGCAGGCGCTCGCCGAAGCCGCACTGGCCCCGGCCACCGGCGATGTGCCGGTCGGCGCGGTGGTCCTGGGCCCCGACGGGTCGGTGATCGGACGCGGGCACAACGCGCGCGAGGCGGTCGGCGACCCGACCGCCCACGCCGAGGTGGTGGCGATCCGGGAGGCGGCCCGGGCGGTCGGCGAGTGGCGGCTGACCGGCTGCACCCTGGTGGTCACCCTGGAGCCGTGCACCATGTGCGCCGGCGCCATCGTGCTCTCCCGGCTCGACCGGGTGGTCTACGGCGCGGTGGACGAGAAGGCGGGCGCCGCCGGCTCCCTCTGGGACGTCATCCGGGACCGCCGGCTGAACCACCGCCCCGAGGTGGTCTGGGGCGTCCTCGCCGACGACTGCGGCGCCGCCCTCACCGCCTTCTTCGACACCCACCGCACCGACCCCGGCTGA